The proteins below come from a single Cannabis sativa cultivar Pink pepper isolate KNU-18-1 chromosome 3, ASM2916894v1, whole genome shotgun sequence genomic window:
- the LOC133036049 gene encoding uncharacterized protein LOC133036049 codes for MVEYTSKEESIPKRNPEWVQTPQPSNSEDKPTWKLHVDESATNQLSGAGIALVTPGEYKARGEKMIAYVRKICEFLSQFKSYGLRQLPREENTTTDTCVTQEEAARLLSEVHDGFCGNHAAGQSLSKKILRHGYFWPTMIEDSKAYVKKCDTC; via the exons ATGGTAGAATACACAAGCAAGGAAGAAAGCATACCGAAAAGAAACCCCGAGTGGGTACAAACACCTCAACCAAGTAACAGTGAAGATAAGCCGACTTGGAAACTACACGTAGACGAGTCAGCTACAAATCAGctatctggtgcaggaattgcccttgtcacgccTGGGG AATACAAGGCtaggggagaaaagatgatagcgtATGTGAGAAAAATTTGTGAATTTCTTTCACAATTCAAAAGTTACGGTCTCAGACAACttccaagggaagaaaacacaactACAGATac ATGTgttactcaagaagaagctgcacgactcCTATCTGAGGTGCAcgacggattctgtggaaatcatgctgCTGGGCagagtttatctaagaaaattctaaggcatgGTTATTTTTGGCCaacaatgattgaagattcaaaggcCTATGTTAAGAAATGTGACACATgctag